In a genomic window of Campylobacter concisus:
- the fabI gene encoding enoyl-ACP reductase FabI, translating into MILKGKKGLIVGVANAKSIAYGIAKACCDQGAQMAFTYLNDALKKRVEPIAEEFGSKFVYELDVNNPAHLDGLADRIKADLGEIDFVVHAVAYAPKEALEGEFVNTTKEAFDIAMGTSVYSLLSLTRAVLPVLKEGGSVLTLTYLGGPKFVPHYNVMGVAKAALESSVRYLAHDLGAKNIRVNAISAGPIKTLAASGIGDFRMILRYNEVNSPLKRNVTTEDVGNSAMYLLSDLASGVTGEVHYVDCGYNIMGMGDVATDAEGNTILAWDAK; encoded by the coding sequence ATGATTTTAAAAGGCAAAAAGGGCCTCATTGTTGGTGTAGCTAACGCTAAGTCAATAGCTTACGGCATTGCAAAAGCTTGCTGCGATCAAGGTGCGCAAATGGCGTTTACATACCTAAATGACGCTCTTAAAAAACGTGTAGAGCCGATCGCGGAGGAGTTTGGGAGTAAATTCGTCTATGAGCTTGACGTAAACAATCCTGCTCATCTTGACGGTCTTGCGGATCGCATCAAAGCAGACCTTGGCGAGATCGATTTTGTTGTACATGCAGTGGCTTACGCACCAAAAGAAGCGCTTGAGGGCGAGTTTGTAAACACGACAAAGGAGGCATTTGATATCGCGATGGGAACTAGCGTGTATTCGCTACTAAGCCTTACTCGTGCGGTCCTACCGGTGCTAAAAGAGGGCGGCTCGGTACTTACACTCACATATCTAGGTGGACCTAAATTCGTGCCTCACTATAACGTCATGGGCGTTGCTAAAGCGGCGCTTGAAAGCTCGGTTCGCTACCTAGCGCACGACCTTGGCGCTAAAAATATCCGCGTAAATGCGATCAGCGCAGGCCCAATTAAAACGCTTGCTGCAAGCGGTATAGGCGACTTTAGGATGATTTTACGCTACAACGAAGTAAATAGCCCGCTAAAACGCAACGTTACAACTGAAGACGTCGGCAACAGCGCGATGTATCTGCTTAGCGACCTAGCTAGCGGTGTAACAGGCGAAGTTCACTACGTAGACTGCGGCTATAACATCATGGGTATGGGCGACGTAGCTACCGACGCCGAAGGCAACACGATCCTAGCTTGGGACGCAAAATAA
- a CDS encoding DUF2625 family protein: protein MRIGAKRAFRTSQVTTYSPMGALVYGCGGIVIDGG from the coding sequence ATGAGAATAGGCGCAAAGCGAGCTTTTAGGACTTCTCAGGTAACTACTTACTCACCGATGGGGGCACTTGTTTATGGGTGTGGTGGCATCGTGATAGACGGAGGTTAG
- the gap gene encoding type I glyceraldehyde-3-phosphate dehydrogenase: MSVKVAINGFGRIGRCAARIILERDDVELVAINDTATRDMTRYLLKYDSVHGEFKQDVKVISDDFIGVNGKKIRVFSTRDLNELSYADYGADVVLECTGKFLTTEKCEPYLARGIKKVVMSAPAKDDTATFVVGVNDDKYAGEAIVSNASCTTNGLAPVAKVLNDKFGIVKGLMTTIHAYTNGQSLVDVKAKDFRRSRAAALNIGPTTTGAAKAIAKVLPELNGKMHGQSVRVPVANVSMVDLTAVLKRPASKEEINEAFRAAAESNLKGILFVDDDYRVSSDFCTSAYSSIVASDTTQVIAGDMVKVFAWYDNEWGYSTRLVDLAKIVATK; the protein is encoded by the coding sequence ATGTCAGTTAAAGTAGCAATAAACGGCTTCGGGCGTATCGGCAGGTGCGCTGCTCGTATTATTTTAGAGCGAGACGATGTTGAGCTTGTCGCTATCAACGACACGGCGACGCGCGACATGACGCGCTATCTGCTCAAATACGACAGCGTGCACGGCGAATTTAAGCAAGACGTTAAGGTGATAAGCGACGATTTTATAGGAGTAAACGGCAAAAAGATAAGAGTTTTTTCAACAAGGGATCTAAACGAGCTTAGCTACGCAGACTACGGCGCAGACGTGGTTTTGGAGTGTACGGGCAAGTTTTTGACCACTGAAAAATGCGAACCGTATTTAGCTCGCGGCATCAAAAAAGTCGTCATGAGCGCTCCGGCAAAAGACGACACGGCGACCTTTGTAGTGGGCGTAAACGACGATAAATACGCAGGCGAAGCGATCGTCTCAAACGCAAGCTGCACGACAAACGGCCTAGCGCCCGTCGCAAAGGTGCTAAACGATAAATTTGGCATCGTAAAAGGGCTCATGACCACGATCCACGCCTACACCAACGGACAGAGCCTAGTAGACGTAAAGGCCAAAGACTTCCGCCGCTCGCGGGCTGCGGCTCTAAATATCGGGCCTACAACCACCGGAGCCGCAAAGGCGATCGCAAAAGTACTTCCCGAGCTAAACGGCAAGATGCACGGACAAAGCGTGCGCGTGCCGGTCGCTAACGTCTCTATGGTCGATCTAACGGCGGTTTTAAAAAGACCTGCTAGCAAAGAGGAGATAAACGAGGCGTTTAGAGCGGCTGCGGAGTCGAATTTGAAGGGAATTTTATTTGTCGATGACGATTATAGAGTTAGCAGCGACTTTTGCACGAGCGCATATAGCAGCATCGTAGCTAGCGACACTACGCAGGTTATTGCGGGCGATATGGTTAAGGTCTTTGCTTGGTACGACAACGAGTGGGGCTACTCGACAAGACTCGTGGACCTAGCTAAGATCGTGGCTACGAAGTAA
- a CDS encoding TonB-dependent receptor domain-containing protein, translated as MRFKSLFKLSLAASIAVCANGADESVLSGVEVTSSSGGYGVDDIKISTRNAGLVKDVMRDIPGVYVGGTNGMNQKIYMRGVSDRGLNITIDGAKQNGNTFHHNADLLIDPDLIKAVDVEVGSRSVVNGSGALGGSVAFKTVDAKDLLDDGEIIGAKIKTGYASNNSEFSQGLMLFTAPVEGLDFIAAINHKGYDYGKSGNKRKIGGDGNDLSYLLKLGYSFLDAHRISISREYNEFKGMYPMRAEFGSWYSDSNAVDNRKYERDTTTLKYEYKPSDLLNLDVTVYNTEHKKDDPVLKILGVKTNGINAKAKSIVETGALTQTLRYGAEFYQSKNFNKPDNHYPEKVNNYSIYAEDALNFSSLTITPGIRYTHHELKSYDGRAGNVKSYTYKFNEFTPALALDYEILKGLNAFASYARVFRGPDVMESMMAGGSRSWEANKDLKPTTGNSYETGLKYHGDINEASSYNLSAKYFMTKYKNLIVDNNAAGGRTNPIMIRKNAGGADISGVELLARLNLDALSLAASYTHQNVKYKDRVAKASGGYYTSNVIGYRDQGDKYTFNAEYAFSSIDTLIGYNLIYFASKNTISAGNSENAKIPSYAVSDIYASYTPSSGKFKGLEINAGIYNLFNKTYASQSQRMADYTGNPNYVDWEPGRNFKVNVSYKF; from the coding sequence ATGAGATTTAAAAGCTTATTTAAACTCTCTCTTGCAGCAAGCATAGCAGTTTGTGCAAATGGGGCAGACGAGAGCGTGCTAAGCGGAGTTGAGGTAACAAGTAGCAGTGGCGGATACGGCGTTGATGACATCAAAATTTCAACCAGAAATGCTGGCCTAGTAAAAGACGTGATGAGAGATATCCCTGGCGTTTATGTAGGCGGCACGAACGGCATGAACCAAAAAATTTATATGAGGGGCGTTAGCGATCGCGGTCTAAATATCACGATAGATGGCGCGAAGCAAAACGGAAATACATTTCACCACAACGCCGACTTGCTTATAGATCCGGATCTTATAAAAGCTGTTGATGTCGAGGTTGGCTCAAGATCAGTGGTAAACGGCTCGGGCGCACTTGGCGGTTCGGTCGCCTTTAAAACGGTTGATGCAAAAGACTTGCTTGATGATGGTGAGATCATCGGCGCAAAGATAAAGACAGGATACGCCTCAAATAACAGCGAATTTTCACAAGGTCTTATGCTATTTACTGCTCCAGTTGAAGGGCTTGATTTTATAGCAGCTATTAATCACAAAGGCTACGACTACGGCAAAAGCGGCAACAAAAGAAAGATAGGCGGCGATGGAAACGACCTTAGCTATCTTTTAAAGCTTGGCTACAGCTTCCTTGACGCGCATAGGATTTCTATCTCAAGAGAGTATAATGAATTTAAAGGCATGTATCCAATGAGAGCTGAGTTTGGTAGCTGGTATAGCGATTCAAATGCTGTTGATAATCGTAAATATGAGCGAGATACTACAACGCTAAAATACGAGTATAAACCAAGTGATCTTCTAAATTTAGATGTAACGGTATACAACACTGAGCATAAAAAAGATGATCCGGTCTTAAAAATTTTAGGCGTAAAAACAAACGGTATAAATGCAAAGGCTAAGAGTATAGTCGAGACCGGCGCTTTGACACAGACGCTTAGATACGGTGCTGAGTTTTACCAAAGTAAAAATTTTAACAAACCAGACAACCACTACCCAGAAAAAGTAAATAACTACTCAATATATGCAGAAGATGCGCTAAATTTTAGCTCGCTAACTATCACTCCAGGTATCAGATATACGCACCATGAGCTAAAAAGCTACGACGGCAGAGCTGGAAATGTAAAGAGCTATACCTATAAATTTAACGAATTTACCCCAGCGCTTGCGCTTGATTATGAGATACTTAAAGGTCTTAACGCTTTTGCAAGCTATGCAAGAGTCTTTAGAGGGCCTGACGTTATGGAGTCGATGATGGCAGGTGGAAGCAGAAGCTGGGAAGCAAACAAAGATCTGAAACCTACAACTGGCAACAGCTACGAAACTGGTCTTAAATACCACGGCGATATAAATGAAGCTAGCTCATATAACCTCTCTGCAAAATATTTCATGACAAAATATAAAAATTTAATAGTCGATAATAACGCAGCAGGTGGTAGAACAAATCCGATAATGATTAGAAAAAATGCTGGTGGGGCAGACATAAGCGGCGTCGAGCTACTTGCAAGGCTAAATTTAGACGCACTAAGCCTAGCTGCTAGCTACACTCATCAAAATGTAAAATACAAAGATAGGGTCGCTAAGGCAAGCGGTGGCTACTACACCTCAAACGTCATCGGCTACCGCGATCAGGGCGATAAATATACGTTTAACGCCGAGTATGCATTTTCTAGCATCGATACGCTAATAGGCTACAACCTAATCTACTTCGCTTCAAAAAATACCATATCAGCTGGCAATAGTGAAAATGCCAAGATACCAAGCTATGCAGTTAGCGACATCTATGCTAGCTATACGCCAAGTAGCGGCAAATTTAAAGGGCTAGAGATAAATGCTGGAATTTACAACCTTTTTAATAAAACTTATGCTTCGCAGTCTCAAAGAATGGCTGATTATACAGGCAATCCAAACTACGTAGACTGGGAGCCGGGTAGAAATTTCAAAGTAAACGTATCTTATAAATTTTAA
- a CDS encoding DUF2625 family protein → MSFTACQTSGKWEDAQLGYSQFLYWAICGDISKFCELYH, encoded by the coding sequence ATGTCTTTTACTGCATGCCAGACAAGCGGCAAATGGGAAGATGCGCAGCTTGGCTACTCGCAGTTTTTATACTGGGCGATATGCGGCGATATATCTAAATTTTGCGAGCTTTACCACTAG
- a CDS encoding YeiH family protein yields the protein MSRKILAALVLALICAISFALSNTILAKFHTSPLIISIVLGAIFANLFTKQTQILKSSGVVAIAGKQILRLGIILFGFNISLGEIASVGTLGVTYAAFMVFATFCFALFVAKALGLSKDSAVLIGSGASICGAAAIMATQNEIKADANKLAIAICTVVLFGTIGMFIYPFVAKFLALTPHQTGFFIGGSLHEVAHVVAASAAFDSTANSTAVIIKMLRVIMLVPFLFLLNFLNLSQNSGGSKLKSIPWFALFFLVAICVRSLPFFPENLVQILKLVASICLCIAMCALGFGIDRSIFKATGKKPFLLAFFIFLWLICSSLVFVKTLC from the coding sequence ATGTCTCGTAAAATTCTTGCTGCGCTTGTTTTAGCGCTGATTTGCGCCATTTCTTTTGCGCTCTCAAATACGATTTTGGCTAAATTTCACACCAGCCCGCTCATTATCTCCATCGTTTTAGGCGCCATTTTTGCAAATCTTTTTACAAAACAAACTCAAATTTTAAAATCTAGCGGCGTCGTAGCGATCGCTGGAAAGCAAATTTTAAGGCTAGGTATCATACTTTTTGGCTTTAATATAAGCCTTGGCGAGATTGCAAGTGTTGGCACTCTTGGCGTGACATATGCAGCTTTTATGGTATTTGCGACCTTTTGCTTTGCGCTTTTTGTAGCTAAAGCTTTGGGACTTAGTAAGGATAGCGCCGTGCTCATTGGCTCAGGGGCAAGCATATGCGGCGCAGCTGCTATTATGGCTACTCAAAATGAGATAAAAGCAGACGCAAACAAGCTTGCTATCGCCATTTGCACGGTGGTGCTCTTTGGGACAATTGGTATGTTTATCTATCCATTTGTCGCTAAATTTTTAGCTCTCACGCCACACCAAACTGGCTTTTTTATCGGTGGCTCACTTCACGAGGTAGCCCACGTAGTCGCAGCCTCAGCGGCATTTGACAGCACAGCAAACAGCACCGCCGTCATCATAAAAATGCTTCGCGTGATCATGCTCGTGCCATTTTTGTTTTTGCTAAATTTCTTAAATTTAAGCCAAAATAGCGGCGGCTCAAAGCTAAAGAGCATACCATGGTTTGCGCTGTTTTTCCTAGTAGCGATCTGCGTTAGATCTTTGCCATTTTTCCCTGAAAATTTGGTACAAATTTTAAAGCTGGTTGCTAGCATTTGTCTTTGCATTGCGATGTGTGCTTTGGGATTTGGGATAGATAGGAGTATATTTAAAGCGACGGGCAAAAAGCCATTTTTGCTAGCATTTTTTATATTTTTATGGCTTATTTGCTCATCGCTCGTCTTTGTTAAGACTCTTTGCTAG
- a CDS encoding phosphoglycerate kinase: protein MSEILSINDLELSGAKVFVRCDFNVPMDEFLNITDDRRIRSAIPTIRYCLDNGCSVVLASHLGRPKNGFEEKFSLRGVAKRLSRLLDRDVIFAEDVIGADAKAKAAALKPGEILLLENLRFEKGETKNDEALAKELSGFGEFYINDAFGVCHRAHSSVEAITKFYDEKHKAAGFLLQKEINFAQNLIKHPARPFVAVVGGSKVSGKLQALHNLLPRVDKLIIGGGMAFTFLKSLGENIGNSLLEEDLIEDAREILRKGRELGVKIYLPVDVVAAQTFSAESAVKYVPAQEIPNGWMGLDIGPASIRLFKEVIADAQTIWWNGPMGVFEMDKFSKGSIKMSHAIIDTHATTVVGGGDTADVVERAGDADEMTFISTGGGASLELIEGKELPGIKPLRKAVE, encoded by the coding sequence ATGAGTGAAATTTTATCGATCAACGATCTTGAGCTAAGCGGCGCGAAGGTATTTGTTAGGTGCGATTTTAACGTGCCGATGGATGAGTTTTTAAACATCACCGACGACCGCCGTATCCGCTCGGCGATCCCTACTATCCGCTACTGCCTGGATAACGGCTGCAGCGTGGTTTTGGCCAGTCACCTAGGACGTCCCAAAAACGGCTTTGAGGAGAAATTTTCGCTGCGAGGCGTGGCAAAAAGGCTTTCGAGGCTACTTGATAGAGACGTGATTTTTGCCGAGGACGTCATCGGCGCGGACGCGAAAGCTAAAGCCGCCGCGCTAAAACCTGGCGAAATTTTACTTCTTGAAAATTTGCGCTTTGAAAAGGGCGAAACCAAAAACGACGAGGCTTTGGCAAAAGAGCTTTCTGGATTCGGAGAATTTTATATCAACGATGCATTCGGCGTTTGTCACAGAGCTCACAGCTCGGTCGAGGCGATCACCAAATTTTACGACGAGAAGCACAAGGCGGCGGGATTTTTGTTGCAAAAGGAGATAAATTTCGCTCAAAATCTCATCAAGCACCCTGCGCGTCCGTTTGTGGCGGTCGTGGGCGGTAGTAAGGTTAGCGGCAAGCTACAAGCCCTGCATAACCTGCTTCCGCGCGTGGATAAGCTGATAATCGGCGGCGGCATGGCATTTACGTTTCTAAAATCGCTCGGCGAAAATATCGGAAACTCGCTGCTCGAAGAAGATCTCATCGAAGATGCGCGAGAAATTTTGCGTAAGGGCAGGGAGCTTGGCGTTAAAATTTACCTGCCGGTGGACGTCGTCGCAGCCCAGACCTTTTCGGCTGAAAGTGCCGTAAAATATGTCCCTGCCCAAGAGATCCCAAATGGCTGGATGGGGCTAGATATCGGACCAGCGTCGATTAGGCTCTTTAAGGAGGTCATCGCCGATGCGCAAACCATCTGGTGGAACGGACCTATGGGCGTTTTTGAGATGGATAAATTTAGCAAAGGTAGCATCAAAATGAGCCATGCCATCATCGACACACACGCGACTACGGTCGTTGGCGGCGGCGATACGGCCGACGTCGTCGAGCGCGCCGGGGATGCCGACGAGATGACTTTTATCTCCACGGGCGGCGGCGCAAGCCTGGAGCTTATCGAGGGTAAGGAGTTGCCAGGCATAAAACCGCTTAGAAAGGCTGTGGAGTGA
- a CDS encoding triose-phosphate isomerase: protein MRFLANLKCNHTRESFAKYAEVLDANLSANDDVTVFPPFSALDGAAHKFKLGAQNFYPCESGAHTGEIGKAMLDEFGVKSVLIGHSERRELGESEEFLRAKFDFAAEAGWQIVYCIGENLSVNEAGRTKEFLAEQLKNIELGYERLLIAYEPVWAIGTGKSASAEQIEEILNFIREQTSAPLLYGGSVNVANIGGIADIANCDGVLVGTASWDASKFLELMRVVS, encoded by the coding sequence GTGAGGTTTTTAGCAAATTTAAAGTGCAATCATACGAGAGAAAGCTTTGCTAAATACGCTGAAGTTTTAGACGCAAATTTAAGCGCAAACGACGACGTGACGGTATTCCCCCCGTTTAGCGCGCTTGATGGCGCGGCTCATAAATTTAAACTCGGCGCGCAAAATTTCTACCCATGCGAAAGTGGCGCTCACACTGGAGAGATCGGTAAGGCGATGCTGGACGAGTTTGGCGTAAAAAGCGTGCTGATCGGACACTCCGAACGACGCGAGCTGGGCGAGAGCGAGGAGTTCTTGCGCGCTAAATTTGACTTCGCCGCAGAGGCGGGCTGGCAGATCGTCTACTGCATCGGCGAAAATTTGAGCGTAAACGAAGCGGGTCGCACGAAGGAGTTTTTAGCGGAGCAGCTAAAAAATATCGAGCTTGGCTACGAGCGGCTGCTGATCGCCTACGAGCCCGTGTGGGCGATAGGCACGGGCAAGAGCGCGAGCGCAGAGCAGATAGAGGAGATTTTAAATTTCATCCGCGAGCAGACGAGCGCGCCGCTGCTTTACGGCGGAAGCGTAAACGTCGCAAATATCGGCGGGATAGCGGATATCGCAAACTGTGATGGAGTACTAGTAGGTACGGCGAGCTGGGACGCGTCGAAGTTTTTGGAGCTTATGCGCGTTGTCTCGTGA
- the nadD gene encoding nicotinate (nicotinamide) nucleotide adenylyltransferase, whose amino-acid sequence MKLALFGGSFDPVHLGHDSIVKIALSGLDIDKLIIMPTFISPFKSEFSAPPELRLKWIREIWGGLEKVEISDYEINLARPVPTIETVKYLYEKFKIEKFYLIIGADHLATLDKWHGYEELKNLVQFVIAKRNHIEIPRNLQKMDVHVDVSSSQIRHQKGLDELPSKIKDEIINFYQGLKMQERSMQERTESIVKVLDAKKAEEIQVFDMSGDDYFVKAVVIATTLGERHAYSLSEDLKEELKPLGEKFIGTESSPDWIVMDLGDILIHLLSPAYRAKYNIEEFLQKLKTSKES is encoded by the coding sequence ATGAAGTTAGCACTTTTTGGCGGGAGCTTTGATCCGGTTCATTTAGGACACGATAGCATTGTGAAAATAGCACTAAGCGGCCTTGATATCGACAAGCTCATCATCATGCCAACTTTTATAAGTCCCTTTAAAAGCGAATTTTCAGCTCCACCAGAGCTTCGCCTAAAGTGGATAAGAGAAATTTGGGGCGGCCTAGAGAAGGTCGAGATCTCAGACTATGAGATAAATTTAGCTCGCCCAGTGCCTACCATAGAGACGGTTAAGTATTTGTATGAGAAATTCAAGATAGAAAAATTTTATCTCATAATAGGCGCAGACCACCTAGCCACACTTGATAAATGGCATGGCTACGAGGAGCTAAAAAATTTAGTGCAGTTTGTGATCGCCAAGCGCAATCACATAGAAATTCCGCGAAATTTACAAAAAATGGACGTACACGTGGATGTTAGCTCTTCGCAGATCAGGCACCAAAAGGGGCTTGATGAGCTGCCTAGCAAGATAAAAGATGAAATCATAAATTTTTACCAAGGATTAAAAATGCAAGAGAGATCGATGCAAGAGCGCACCGAAAGTATAGTTAAGGTTTTAGACGCAAAAAAGGCTGAAGAGATACAAGTGTTTGATATGAGTGGGGATGATTATTTCGTAAAAGCCGTAGTTATCGCTACCACGCTTGGCGAGAGGCACGCTTACTCACTGAGCGAGGATCTAAAAGAGGAGCTTAAACCTCTTGGAGAAAAATTTATAGGTACAGAGAGCTCGCCTGATTGGATCGTGATGGACCTTGGCGACATTTTGATACATCTTTTAAGCCCAGCCTACAGGGCAAAATACAACATCGAAGAGTTTTTGCAAAAGCTAAAAACTAGCAAAGAGTCTTAA